CCGATTTTGTATTCTTAAATTAGAGGTGATATCATGAATTTCAAAAAATGGCCAGAAGTACCCGCACTTAAAACAGTAGTATGTAAACATACTGACGCGGAAAAATACGTTGTAAACAACGCACTTACTGTCGGAAAAGATTATGAAGTGAAAAATGAAACGGAAGAATTCATATTCGTTATCGATAATAGTGGAAAAGTCGGCGGTTATTATAAAACTTATTTTGAATGACGATTAAAAGTGGAGGGCACCTGTAGTTAGCTATATAAAAAGCGAACAAGAGGCGTTTTTCACCTGCTTGGACTATCTAATGCTGAGCTTAGGGCGTCCTCCATTTCGGTTATTCATATACTCATTATTTTTATAACATTAATCAGCCTGATATCTGCAATATTGCGATAATCGGGCTTTTTATAATAGGAGGCGGCGTTAAGAATGCGGTCAATTATAGAGAAAGAACAACAGAAAAGACAGCAAAAAGAACATACCATACATATGCAACGATTGATCCAAGAAGGGGGCTATATTTCACCTGATGAATATTTATGGGAAGACATCTTGGTCGGTGTTGCCTTAAAGAAACCGATTTTATTAAAAGGACCATCCGGTGCAGGAAAAACAAAGTTAGCCCAATCAATTTCACACTTTTTCAATCAACCGATGCACAGTGTTAACTGTTCGGTAGATTTAGATGCCGAATCTCTACTTGGATTTAAAACAATTGTTCAAAAAGATGGAGAAACCATGATAGAATTTGTTGAAGGTCCTGTCGTCAAAGCGATGAAGGAAGGGCATATTTTATATATTGATGAAATTAACATGGCAAAGCCCGAAACATTGCCGATTTTACATAGTGTACTAGACCATCGTCGGATGTTAACAAATCCTTTTACTGGTGAAGTGATTTATGCACACGAAGATTTCACCGTAATTTCTGCAATTAACGAAGGGTATGTGGGCACATCACCAATGAATGAAGCACTTAAAAACCGATTTATCTCATTTTCTATACCATATCTATCAGGTGAAGAACTAAGAAAAGTAATGGAATCTGATTTTCCAGATGCATCTAAGCAACTGATTGATACAATGATGAATATCGGTAATGAATTAAAGAAACAAGTGATGAATGGGCTATTGTCTGATGAGGCAGCTTCAATTCGTAGTTTACTTGATGCAATCAGTCTTGCGGAGCACATTTCCGTTAAACGTGCGATACGTTATGCGATTGCTGAAAAGTTGGAAGACCAAATCGAGCGTAATTTAATAATGGAACTTGTCGATACATGGGTGAAATGAGGCGATATTCATGGTTAAAATGAACCGATTTATCCAGTTTAATGATGAAACGGTTGATACAAAAACATTAATATTATACGAGCGGTTAGCAAGGGCTTTAGCTGATGCAAATTATTTAGAATTAACCGAACGGAAGTTATTAGAATTTCGTCCTGAGGAAGGTGTATTGTCGATGACAGTGTTTTGGCGTCATCGAGCTGAAGAAATCATGCATGCTGGTCGCCTCTCAGATATTTATTTATTATCTGCTGGATTTTGGAAGCATTTTAACATCCAAACATGGAGAAATTTCACGCTAAACTATGAACATCATACACTCAAACAATTGGCATTCGAACTATTATTAATGCTCGAGGAATTTCGGTTATCAGATAAAATTATGAATGAAAGACCCGGAACAGTCGACGCATTCACAGTTCGAAAAGAGGCATATGTGGCTTTTCATAGAACTGGTGTTCAAACAAACATGCGAATGGGACATCTTGCTGATGCATTATTAAATGAATTATACATCGTTCTATACGAAGGAACTTTTGCTGGATCATCAATTGAATGGGGACCGATTCAATTTGATTTAGTAAAATCAATTTTAGAAAATGCATATGATACGAAAAGTACCGAGGAAAATGTATATGTAGTGAATCGAATCATGACAGTCATTGAAGATTCGATTCAAGCCGACTTACTCCATCAATATTATTCAATCGGTGATGCTTTCACAGGAAAAGAAATCGCGCCGTTTGAATACCATGAAGGAATGCAAGACGCGGAAAGTGGAGAGGAAGATTCAAAAGATACAATCGAGGAAGTCTTTAGAACATGGCATGAGGAAAATGAAGAAGAACAGGGCGTGCACTTACAATTTGAATTGGAACACGGCCGTTCAAGCAAGGCAATAGGCGAGGATGCCACTGAGGGAAGCAATGAAGCGGAAATTGAAGAAACTGGGTATGGTCAATCCGTTGGCGATAAAAGCGAACAAGAAGCCGAAGATGAACGAGAACAAACAGGTGGGCGCGACAACCCCAAAAAACAAGCAGGCCATCAGTTCGGGAAAGAACATCTCAATGTTGTCTATGAAGAACAGATAGTCGAAATCCAAAATGAAATTGAAAATCGTCGAAAACTGCAACTATGGCGTGAATCACAAAAGCCATACGTTCGTTCGTTTGTAGAAGAAATGAGAAAAAGAATAGACTTAAAACAAGAAACTAAAAGGGAACGGCTCATGCACGGTCGACTATCAACAAAATTAACGACTTTATTAATTGATGAGCGCCCGAAACCATTTTATCGAAAAAACGCACCATCTACTCAATTAGATGCAGTGTTCGGTTTACTCGTTGATGGTTCAGCATCCATGATTGATAAATTGGATGAAACAAAAAAAGCCGTGTTGTTATTTCATGATGTGTTACGAGAACTACAAGTGAGCCATGAAATCTCTTCATATGCGGAAGATGCTTTCAAAGCTTCGGCAGAAGTTCAACCGAATATTTTTGGCTTGATGCATACTTTTCAAGATCGAAATTCGGATAGTGGGCTGCCAATTTTATCGTTTGATGCGGGTGAAGATAATCGAGACGGTTTTGCGATACGTTGGATGGCTGATCGTCTTGCACGAAGACCAGAAAAACATAAATTTTTACTTGTTTTCTCTGATGGAGAACCCTCTGCATTTGGGTATGATCGGAATGGTATTGTAGATACAGCGGAAGCCGTTATGGAATCAGAAAAAAGAGGCATCTCAGTTATTCATTTATTTTTAGCTAAAGAAGAACCCACAGAAGATCAAAGAGCCATTTTTTCAATGATATATGGCAATAAAACAGCATCCTCACATACAGTAGAAGGATTTTCAGACCAAACGTTAAGAATTTTGAGGAAACTACTCGCGATTGTGATTCGAACAAACTAAAGTGGGTATTTGCAATAGTAAAACGAGTGTTGTTGTAACGATTTATTCGTAGCAACAACACTCGTTTTAAGTTGTTAAGCTTATTTAACGTTGCTTTCGTTACAAATAAAAAACTGTAAACAGGAAAATCCGTGTTTACAGTTTATAAACTTATTTAATTGGAACAAATCATAAGGGGGAATAATCCTTTGCCTACGAAATCGAAATAGTCAATGGAAAGTTTAAGTTTTTATGAAGATCGATTTTCAGTTTTTTCATGAACTGCCAGTAATCTTTGTTTAAGTTCTTCTTCCATACGCCCAATTTCAATTTCAGCAGCTTTTCGTTTTTCACGGCCATCTGCTTGGATAAGGAGTGTTTCTTCAATCGTCTGAATAAGGTTTTCTTGCGTCTTTTTCAACGTATCGATTTCAATGATTCCACGCTCGTTCTCCTTGGCGGTTTCAATGGAATTCACTTTCAACATTTCTGAGTTTTTAAGGAGTAAATCATTAGTTGTTTTTGTTACCATTTTTTGAGATTCAACTGCTTTTTTCTGTCGATTTAACGTTAATGCAATCGCAATTTGGTTTTTCCATAATGGAATAGAAGTCATTATGGATGATTGAATTTTCTCTGCAAGCGTTTGGTTCGTCTGTTGAATCATACGAATTTGCGGCGCACTTTGTATGGTGATTTGGCGTGACAGCTGTAGATCATACAGACGTTTTTCAAGTCGATCCAAAAATTGTACC
This window of the Sporosarcina ureilytica genome carries:
- a CDS encoding DUF6501 family protein; this encodes MNFKKWPEVPALKTVVCKHTDAEKYVVNNALTVGKDYEVKNETEEFIFVIDNSGKVGGYYKTYFE
- a CDS encoding AAA family ATPase, which encodes MRSIIEKEQQKRQQKEHTIHMQRLIQEGGYISPDEYLWEDILVGVALKKPILLKGPSGAGKTKLAQSISHFFNQPMHSVNCSVDLDAESLLGFKTIVQKDGETMIEFVEGPVVKAMKEGHILYIDEINMAKPETLPILHSVLDHRRMLTNPFTGEVIYAHEDFTVISAINEGYVGTSPMNEALKNRFISFSIPYLSGEELRKVMESDFPDASKQLIDTMMNIGNELKKQVMNGLLSDEAASIRSLLDAISLAEHISVKRAIRYAIAEKLEDQIERNLIMELVDTWVK
- a CDS encoding vWA domain-containing protein; translated protein: MVKMNRFIQFNDETVDTKTLILYERLARALADANYLELTERKLLEFRPEEGVLSMTVFWRHRAEEIMHAGRLSDIYLLSAGFWKHFNIQTWRNFTLNYEHHTLKQLAFELLLMLEEFRLSDKIMNERPGTVDAFTVRKEAYVAFHRTGVQTNMRMGHLADALLNELYIVLYEGTFAGSSIEWGPIQFDLVKSILENAYDTKSTEENVYVVNRIMTVIEDSIQADLLHQYYSIGDAFTGKEIAPFEYHEGMQDAESGEEDSKDTIEEVFRTWHEENEEEQGVHLQFELEHGRSSKAIGEDATEGSNEAEIEETGYGQSVGDKSEQEAEDEREQTGGRDNPKKQAGHQFGKEHLNVVYEEQIVEIQNEIENRRKLQLWRESQKPYVRSFVEEMRKRIDLKQETKRERLMHGRLSTKLTTLLIDERPKPFYRKNAPSTQLDAVFGLLVDGSASMIDKLDETKKAVLLFHDVLRELQVSHEISSYAEDAFKASAEVQPNIFGLMHTFQDRNSDSGLPILSFDAGEDNRDGFAIRWMADRLARRPEKHKFLLVFSDGEPSAFGYDRNGIVDTAEAVMESEKRGISVIHLFLAKEEPTEDQRAIFSMIYGNKTASSHTVEGFSDQTLRILRKLLAIVIRTN